The Aythya fuligula isolate bAytFul2 chromosome 5, bAytFul2.pri, whole genome shotgun sequence sequence TGTAAGCTTTCAGTTCCTTCTGCCCGCGTCACTGGAGTAACAGAGGCCAAAAACCGGAATAAAACAAATCATTCCTTGTTTCAATCGCAACTTCACCACATTCCTCCCATTTTCCAGCTTCTGAAAATGCAGCGTACGGtctccagcagcagggtttATTTTCAAGCAGATCAAGTTCCACCTTTGCCTCAGGTCCGTGTGAAGTCCCGCTTCCCATCAAAGTGCAGTCAACCCGAAATTGCACCGACAATACATCATGCCCGCGGAGTCCAGCCAGGTGTCCGAGATGGGGTCGTACTTCTGCACAGTGTTCAGGTAGGACGACCCCGAATGACCTCCCACTACGTACAGGTAGTTGTCGATCACGGCGGCGCCAACtcctattggaaaaaaaaaaaaaaaaaaaaagggtaaggTGACCATTGGGTGCATGAGGGAACGGCATTTTTGTTCCTGACTGAACCCCCCACCACCTCTTCTCAAGGCACAGCAGCCAAGTTCTCCCAGCCTCTCATTCTTTGGGCTGTCTCTAAAGAAAACGAAGAGCCCCTCTGTGCTCAGATGTTAACCTCCCTTCCGACTCTTCTCGCAGCCTTTCCCGAAGGCAAAGCAGTACTCCTCAGGCAGGCAGCGGAGAAGATGCTCTATTGAGTCTCAACATCAAAGCGGAGACAATAAAACAGCAGGCACGGGACTGCTGAAATTCActcaatggaaaaaaagaggacagagcagaaacatttcACGATGCTTCTGGTACGGCTCAGCGTTAACAAAAGGAGACTGGACTTCATGCTTACATTATGTTTTACTACTAAATACTTATTCTTTCACACAACTGATGGCGTGACCTTTGGCCCAATGCAAAGATGAAGAACAACGCTCTGCAGACAAGTCCCTGCAACCCTAActtcctgcagcttctcccagGTCACCCAGAAGCTCACCCCCAGGGGCACCCCGCTACCTGCTGAGCGCCGCGTGCCCCTACCTGTCCTGGGCTCCTTCATGGGCCGGCACACCGTCCACTGGTTCTGGTGCGGATCGTATCGCTCGATGCTCGAGAGGTGAGACACCCCGTTGTGCCCGCCCACCACGAAGATGAAGCCCAGCATGACACCAACACCAAAGTTTATTCTCTTATCAGCCATCGAGGCGACCGTTTCCCAGGAGTTCTTACTTGGGTCGTAGCGCTCCATGCTGCAGATACAAAAACAACTCGTGAGGCTTGGATCCCAGTGACATCAGTTTTACTGCACGAGAAATGTACATCTGTCAGATTCACCCAGTACTGTTACAGACCAGAACAACgtaacacacagaaaaagtgCTTGAGCTGATGGAAAAACCTGCAGCTCTGTCGCCTTGTACTGCCCGAGGCTAGCAGGTAAAACACTGAACCCGGCGGTAACACCTCGAGTGCCTCCACAACGGAGCTCGTGCAAACTCCCCAGAAAGTGGTGCCAAAAATCACTTCAACATCCTGACCCAGCAACTGCagctcagccactcctcccatGTTGTCACACCCCTGCCATGCACCTTCAGGTTAcaaattgaaagaaagaaagatttttcaacACTGGGCTCAGAACAGAAAGCTCTTTCAGCAGAGGACTGCTGCCGCGTATAAGGAAACTCATGGAAACCGAACAGATCGCAGATCTGAAGCGTACGTTTGGCTATCACAACACATCAAACCCTTCCTTGAGGCATGCCTGgaaagtaacaggaaaaaaaaacgtGGAGAGAAAATCCCTCAGCAAAAGCAGTAAAGGGGCTGCTGCTCAAACACTAAGGACAGAAGGGACCTTCGGGATAAAATGGAAGCTATCGGCATCGCTTTGTTCATCGCTGCAGCTGTACCGGTCAGCCACTGAGCGCTCCCTGCCCATAGCCATCCCCTGCCCATGGCGCAGCTTCAGTGGGACAACGGAGGTGGAAAAGGGGAGAACAGACAGTCAGAAGTGctaaagagaaggagaaaaggtgCTCAGTTACACAGCAACCAGCTTTCTATCAATGCTAGAGCTTGTGTGAGCCTTGAGACTGTGCAGCACGCCACATTACTTGCATCACTGAACAGTcgataaaaacaaaattattgaaCAAACAGTAAATTACATGTAAAGAGGCAATTAATGAAATATCCATTAATTTAATAACTCTGCAGGAGCTCTCAGCAGTTCCTTTTTGACTGAGGGAGAGAGCAAGGCTACTGCAGAACCCTAGTGCTGGAAGGAGCCTTCCCCTCTGAAGGCACCAACCCGACCCGGACCTTTCCCATTGCCCCACTGCTCAGTTCTGCATTTCCCAAAGGAGGCTGCTGCGTACACACGGGGCATTCATCTTTTGGGAAGCCCTGTCCTGAGCAAGGGCTCGGTTACCTTCCTTGGAGCATCACACCCCGGAGGTCCCCCGGGAACTCCTGGCACacctgctccttgctgctgctgactcTGCTTTGTTTACCCTTGCTAGCACGTCGGTAGCTCTGCGCAGCACCAGGAGGGCACACGCCTAAGGGGCAGCTTGCTCCAGGTCATCTTCCACGTGAAGAAATCCCAAGTCAACAGAAAACGTTTTTGAGACAGATTCTGTGCGGGCTGTGGCTGGGATGGGGCTCACCCTCCCCGTAGCAGCCCCCGCGTGCCCCCGGTGTCTTGGCCCTCCCCGGGCGGTGCTGGCACGGCAGCAAGGCTCTGcgagcccccggggccgggctggggacacagccaggggGACCTGAACCGCCCCGAGGGATGAAACGTACCCTGTGGTGTGGTgcccagcagagagctggggcagggggctctCACTAACGCCTGgcctcctgaacaaccactgcGCGTACCCCGCTTCCCAACACGTAGCTGAGCATCACTCGGTGATGGGAAGAAGAGAATAAtcagtttttctcttctctgcttctgcacagcCTTTGCTTGTTCCCCctgccttctcttccttcttttccctttaattgaACTAGCCgtatctcagcccatgagcctttctctttccagcatactttcttctccctctcttctgaGAGGGGGTGTGGGGAACCGAGAGAGCGCTTGtggtggtgtttagctgcccagcagggtaaaaccaccagtTTCCTTCTCTACTGAGTATTTAAACTGCTATTACAgcctgtaatttaaaatatgagCTGTATCCAGGTgccggagccctggcacaggctgcccggaggggctgggggctcctcggggacatctccagcagccacctggccgtggggctgggcaccctgctggggggctgctggggctgggccagAGGCACCTGGAGCTGCCTCGAGCCCCAGCCAGTCAGTGATACAAGAAACCAGACCCAAGACATACCAAGCTTCTTAAGATCTTGCCACAATCGTACCAAACAATTTAACCTGTTGACACTGTGCCTTTCAGTAATTTACaacacttttcattttccaagtgAAAACTGCTTGGCTAGACTTTCCCATTTTGGAAGCACTTCTTTGATTCCCAAGCTGTTCACGTAAAGGATATAAAATACGAAGAATGAGTGCAATTAATGATTAGTGCAATGCTGTTATCCTGTCCTATTGAATAATCCAGCCTTACAccaagattttcattttctctctttgttcaGCTCTCCATGCCCGCAGTGTGCCCGTTTGCTTCCCAGAGGAGCATATGGCCGATCTGTTCCCGTTTGTAACGAAGAGTACCAGTACCAGTACCTGTCACTTTGCATAACCGAATACCCCGGCCTACCCGTACAAAGCAACATGGAACAGGCTGATTAAAGAACACGCCGGCACCAGGAAGCGACCCTGTGAATACCGGGGACACCAAGCATGCAGAAAATCCCACCCGTTTTTACGCAGCGCTTCCGACATGAGGGGCAACAGCCCGCATCCTGCGGTGCTGCAGATGGAGGCCGAGGCGCtggcgcagcagcagcagggtgctgtcACACAGCTGCCCCCGAGCTGCCCCTGAGGGCACGCAGGCACAAGTACGGCACCCCTGGgtgtgctgtgctgcccagctggggcaCCCACACGGTCAGGAGCTCTCTCTGTCTGCCCAGCAGCACGCACCCACACCTCCTGCCTCGTCATTCACCCTTCTCAGGGATTCCTGAGTAGTTACAGCGCTGAGCTGGGGCACACGGATACACTTCAGCAGAGATTTCCCAGCTGAGTTACCAGGCTGGTGCTACAGGAGGCTTAATGAGGCCCGCTGTGGACTCACGCTGATTTCTCTCAGAACGGTTCTAGCCGGCTGCTGAACACGTGCTTAAagagtggctgctgctgcttaccAGCTTACGGCACCAGGCTACACGTGAGAGGCACGTACCTGTTCATGTGGGCAGGCCCATAGCCCCCGATGGCGTATATCATCCCGTCCAGGACAGCCGCAGCGAAGCAGCTCCGCGTCTTGTTCATGGGGGCCACGAGCTGCCACTCCTTCACCTTGGGAATGTATTTCTCCACAGTCCGCAGGTAGGACTGCCCGTCGTAGCCCCCGAGGGCATAGAGCTCTCCCGCCAGGACGACCACTCCCAGAGTGCTGCGGCTCTCAAACATCCTCTCCAGGGACGTCCAAGTGTTCGTGTCGGGGTCCCAGCACTCCACCGAGTTCTCGTGCTTCCGATAGCTGATGCCTTGACACACGTGGGTGGCGATCCCTCCTACAACGTAGATCTTCTGGTCTAGGACACAAATTCCAAACTCGTAGCGGGGAATGCTGAGAGGTGCCAGGCCTATCCAGGAGTCATTCTGGGGAAAGTACATTTCAacactgaaacagaagagaagaaagattgCATGAGCAAACCCAACTCCATGAAGCTCTGTTATGTGCAAATAAGCAACAAGGAAGGCAGTCTGAAGTGTGTGCTCCATATTTCTCATTCAAAGTTTGCCGTTTCTTCCAACTTCCTGAATGTAAGCTGAATCGAATGCTGCTCATTGctctagagaaaaaaaaccAAGGGCTTCACTGAGTGAATGCTGCACAGCCAACTGGTGGGTAGCCACGGCACCAAGCCCAAGACCTGAGAAGGTGAATTTTGAAAGTACAGAACAAGCGGACTGAGGAGAAGGCACGCCAGCAACACGGACAACGTGAGGGAAGACAATGGAGTGCTGATGCCTCAGCGGCTTTTGGAGACAGGCTGTGGGGAGGGCAAGctaaaaatacaaaccaaaggGTTATGGGGGTAAACTGGAAACTAGAAACACCCAACAACTCCAAACAGCCACAGAGAAGGGAGTCAGAAAAGGAGAACAAGAGAGGGATAATCACGTCTGATCACAAACACGTTTAGAAAGTTTGCAGATTTGTAAACAGACTTCTTACACATGCAGAAATATCTGTTTTCAAAATCCTGTGCATTTCCACTTTCCGATGATTAGACTCAGTTCTAAAATACGGTGGCTCCGGGCTAGCACAGACAGAATCTAGCCCATCTACCAAAATCTTTAACaacatacaggaaaataaagccaCTGGAGAAGTGAAAACCACTGACTAAGAACCCAGAAGCAGGGACCGAACAAAACCAGGCTGGCTCTTGAAAGCAGTGGCCCCgttaaaaaagaacagaactaCTTACAATGCATTTAGTACCCTTATCATGAAGCAGTGGCCAACtgtgagcaaaaaaaaaaaaaatcagccttctTGCAAGtacaaatgaaaatcaaaatcagaGTAGTGGAATTACACTTTCCCACTCCCAATTTTAGCTGTGGGAAGCTCAGGGACCTAAATTATTAGGAACTATTTTTAGCCAgtctgtgactttttttctgtacagcAAGAACAACTGCAACTTGAAGCATGAGCTGAAGCATCCGTCGGAGAGACCAATACAAGTAATAcataaattaaagagaaatttttGTATGCATTAACACGTGGTTAACAACAGGAAGGTGCACTTTTGCTAAAATCAGACCAACAAAGTATTCCAGTCCACATCAGTCCGTAATATTGACACCACCATTTAAAAACCTGTGCAAGAAACAGCTGAGGAATAGCAGAGGACCCACTTTATTCATTCACTCAATTTGTTTAAAACACCCCACCCCTTAGTTCTTAAGAATATACACCTAACAATTCCCAGTCCCAACGGCCAGTTCGCTATGGACCCCCACTGACCAGAGAAATGAACTTTACGTAACTTTGACAGCGTTTCTAAATTATTAGAACGCAGGAGGAAAACCCCAGAGACGCTTCCCCATATTTTTAAGCGTGCACATACAGATGTCCAGGCACAAAACCGCCCCGGAGAAGAGCACCTCAAGTACAGTGCCAGCCCAGCATTcggccccagcccagccccgggaGGCTGCCTTACTGCAGCGAGCGTTCTGTGCCTTCAGCATCGGAGCACTGTACGTGTGAGCAGGCGCACAGCTGCGGGACCCCTCGCAGTTCACCATTTCTGAACGTGTTCCAGGAATACAACACTACAAGAAAGCCCAAGCAAGAAAGCTGTTTTCGTCTGTTACCTTCCTTCTGCCCACGTGATCAGCTTTGGCAGTGCAACAAAGCGGTGAACCAAAGAGGATGCTCATTTTGAGAAGCAGATGAAGAGCAAAGATGAGCACTTACCTTCTCTGCTAGCACAAACACGGATATTCACTCAGGAGCAGAGACTAAAAACATATTACATTATGACCAAGACCTTAATGTTGCTAAGAGTTACTTCTTAGCTTTTTTATGATTGAATCTGTTTTAATTCCAAGGGCTTTTGAGTTAGAAGTAGCATACAGACTGAAAACAGCCACGCTTACTACGAAATTCTCAACCACCAGAATGAAAAAGGTGAGATTTTCTACCTGCGTCGGCACCGACCACAGCCCCTACCTCTGCAGACTACTCACAAAATCAAGAAGCGTGTTAAAGTCATCGCTTGTCCTTGTTCAAAAAAAACCTCCTTGAGTTCTCATAAGGCAAGCAGTGACCACAGCCCTGCAAACTACAGCCCTCCAGTGCGCCTTAGTCCTGACCAGGGAGATGACAAACGTGCGTGAGCAGCACAACGCTCAGGCTCTGCGGCAGCTTTACCCTTCCTTACCTCTCCAGGCAGGCAAAGAGCCCGGCCTTCCCTCCCACGGCACAGAGGACTTTGGGAGCACAGCGGGGCCGCGTCATCAGCATGGTCTGGTGGGAGAGCCGGTGCTCGGGCATGAAGTGGTACTTGAGAGCCTCGTTCAGCAGGTGCTTGCAGGTGTGGTCGTCGCGGATGAGGTGGTTGGCTTCGTACAGCCGCGTCAGGAACTTGACGCTGAGCAGCGGCAGGCGCACGCAGTGCAGCAGCTGCGCCAGGTACTTCTGCCGCTCCTGAACGTCGTACTTGATCCAGGACTCCAGCGCATAAAAAACCGTCTCCTCCGTCACAACGTTCAAGCAGTCATTGGAAACGATTTCGTCCAGTTCGGAGTGTGAAAGCTCAAGGAATTCTTCAGTCTGACAAACTTCTTCGAAGTTCTGACAGATGTACTTGTTGGCAGCCAGGTAGAGGTCGTGGCAGCCGTAGGTCTCTGCGAACCGGGAAATCCCGATGCAGTTGCCGGGGTCGAGCTGGCTCTCGAGGAAGGCGCAGCACTCCTTCACCACCAGCTTGATTTGGAGGAGGTTTGCGGCTGGAAGGAGCGACTCCACGGTGTCCTGGGAGATGAACACGGTTCCCGTGTAGGCGTACTCCACGATggcctgcagggctgcctcGTCGATGCACTGGAACTCTACCTCTGAATTCTCCTTCTCGGAGAGGTTCCCCGTGAACATGGCCTTGAAATACGGGCTGATGCTGGCGAGCACCACTTTGTGGGCATGGATCTTGACATCGCCGACTCGAAGGATAATGTCACACAGCTCGTGATGCTGGCGAAGGAGGTTCAAGCCTTGCAGAAGCTGCTCAGAATGCAAGTGGGTTAAGTTGGCAAGCATGTAGGTTGGAGACGACTGGTCCATCTGTGACAAACAGGATTTTTACAGCATTACTCAGGGTTTCGCTTTCAGCACTTTCATTACTCATGGTACTTAGACATGCTGCacataacatttaaataatatttttccttttatgcttTATCTAAATTAGTATATTGCTCTCCAATTTACTTCTCAAGTCCTTATGCTCTACGCTTTTTCATAGGCTTTAAATCCAAGGCAATCACATGTTTATTCATGGCGGATTCTATATTCATCTCTTactaaaaaacacacaaacttttttcccccatttggAACAAAATGCGTACTACCTGGCACACAG is a genomic window containing:
- the KLHL28 gene encoding kelch-like protein 28; protein product: MDQSSPTYMLANLTHLHSEQLLQGLNLLRQHHELCDIILRVGDVKIHAHKVVLASISPYFKAMFTGNLSEKENSEVEFQCIDEAALQAIVEYAYTGTVFISQDTVESLLPAANLLQIKLVVKECCAFLESQLDPGNCIGISRFAETYGCHDLYLAANKYICQNFEEVCQTEEFLELSHSELDEIVSNDCLNVVTEETVFYALESWIKYDVQERQKYLAQLLHCVRLPLLSVKFLTRLYEANHLIRDDHTCKHLLNEALKYHFMPEHRLSHQTMLMTRPRCAPKVLCAVGGKAGLFACLESVEMYFPQNDSWIGLAPLSIPRYEFGICVLDQKIYVVGGIATHVCQGISYRKHENSVECWDPDTNTWTSLERMFESRSTLGVVVLAGELYALGGYDGQSYLRTVEKYIPKVKEWQLVAPMNKTRSCFAAAVLDGMIYAIGGYGPAHMNSMERYDPSKNSWETVASMADKRINFGVGVMLGFIFVVGGHNGVSHLSSIERYDPHQNQWTVCRPMKEPRTGVGAAVIDNYLYVVGGHSGSSYLNTVQKYDPISDTWLDSAGMMYCRCNFGLTAL